GGGCATCGCATTGCGCCTCTTGCGTCGTCCCTGCGGCGCGTCCGTGGTCTCGGCGGGCTGCTCGGGCTCAGCTGCGCCCTTGTCCTCCTCGACCGCATCGAACAGTGCGATCGGCGTGGAGTCGTCTGGCTCGTCTTCGAACAGCGGCGCGGACTCGCGCTGACCGCGCCGACGTCGCAGTGCCTCGAGCAGATCGGCCGTCTCGGCGTTCGGCTGGCTCTCGTCTGGTGCGCGACGAGCCGCCGCCTCCTGGACGGCTGCGCTCGAGTGCTCGGGGGCGGAGTCCGGTTCTTCGGGCTGTCCGTCGGGCTCAGGGTCGGGAAGCAGGCGCGGGCCGAAAGCGCCCGAGTCGAAGCGGCTGTCGTCCTTGTACGGCGAGACGCGCTCGGAATCGACCGCACGAAGCCGGGGGATGAGCCCCTCGGGCAGAGAGCCCTGGCGAGACAGCTGTGTGGCATCTGCGTTCTGCGGGGAAAGCGTGCTGCGCCGCGGGTCAAAGGCCCAGCGTGCGTCGTGCTCGACCTCGTCGGCGGTGAACTCCAGCTTGACGGTCCAGCCGGACTCGTCCTTCCAACTGGCCCAGCGCTCGTCCGTCGCGTGCAGATCTTCGAGCTTGGCCCGCACTGCATCGCCGAAGGTGGGCTGGGCGTCCGGTTCGACCTCGCTGCCGATCAGCACGGGGACGGCGAGCGCCTGGTCGACGATGTGCTCGCGCTCGGCCAGCACAGGACCCTCGAAGCGGGCCACGTCGGATTCGCTGACACCCAGCAGAGCGGCGACCTCGGATGTCGACAGGCCGGCGCGGATCTGCATCTGGATGTCCCTGGGGCTGGCCGCCAGGCGCGCGGCTGACGGCTCCGCCTCACGGGTCGCTCGACGCACCTCGCGGTGCAACACGTCATCGATGGGAAGCGCGAAGCGCTGCCCGGATTCGGTGGCGAGGACGAGAACCCCCGCTTCTGTTCCTACGATGGTGACGTTTTCCATGCGAATGCCCCTCTGGTGGGTGTGCGTTCATGCTGTCATGAGCACCCTGGAAGGGGTGGGAATACTCTGGGCGCGCCGTGAGTTTTCCCGTGCGAACGGCCAGGCATTTGCGAAATCGCGCGCTGTCGTGCAAACTGACGCCCGCTGACCACCCGAGATCAGCTCCCCCTCAACCCACTCGTACCACGGAAGTGGAGATCCACCACATGGCAACCGACTACGACGCCCCCGGAAGAGCGAAGACGACTCAGAGTCGATCGAAGCGCTCAAGGAGCGTGTGCCGAACAGCAAGTCCGGCGCCGGCGACGTCGAGGACTCCGACAACCCCACGGCGTTCGAGCTCCCCGGAGCAGACCTGTCCGACGTGGAGGACGTCATCGTCGTGCTGCCGGCGCAGCAGGATGAGTTCACCTGCATGAGCTGCTTCCTCGTGAAGCACCGCTCGCAGCTCGACCACGAAGGCCCCGACGGGCCCATCTGCAGGGAATGCGCAGCCTGACCGCTGAGCTTCTCGCGCGCCCCGACCGGATGGTTCGGGGCGCGTTCTGCGTTCCGGTGGGGTCAGCGCTGGGTGCGGGCGGCGCGGATCGCGGCGACCAGCCGATCAGGGGTACGCGACGAGATCGTCCAGCTGCGCATCGGGTCTTCGGGGTCGGTGATCGGCACGACGACCAGGCCGTCGATCCCACCGCGGATCAGGTGCCAGCCGTCGCGTGCGATGTCGCGGGTGCGGCGATCCCTGGCATCCTGACCCGTGAAATGCTCCGCCTCGCCCAGCCAGCGGACATCGATGTGCGCCCGACCCGCGTGCAACACCGTACCGCGCACGCGCACGACCGGAGCCAGCAGGATGCTCAGTGCGACGAGCACCAGCGACACGACGGCACCGACGACGATCGCGACACCGGATGCCACCGGGGCGAACACCAGCGACACCATCGGCCCCGCCAGTGCGATGGTGACCAGCATCCACAGACTCGGCGCCAGACGCTCGCGGTAGCCATCGCGGGTCGTCGCGGGAGTGTTCTGCATTAGCCTCATGGGGTGACTCATTCCGTTGCCATCCCCATTATCGCCGTGAACACGCCTCGGTACGCCAATCCCGGCGACGCCGGAGCCGACCTGGTCTCGACCGAGGCGGTGCGGCTCGAGCCGGGTGAGCGCGCACTGGTCGGCACGGGGGTTCGGATCGCCCTGCCCGAGGGCTATGCGGCATTCGTCGTGCCTCGCAGCGGGCTGGCGGCCAAGCACGGCATCACCGTCGTGAACTCACCGGGAACCGTCGATGCGGGCTATCGCGGCGAGATCAGGGTGAGCCTGCTGAACACGGACAGCGAGGACGCGTACGATATCGCGGTCGGGGATCGCATCGCACAGCTGATCGTCATGCCGGTGGTCACGGCGCGTTTCGAGCCCGTCGACGAGCTGCCGGACAGCGTCCGCGGCGAGGGCGGCTTCGGATCGACCGGCTATACCCAGGGAAAGAGCGAATGACTGAAGAGATCGAACCCACGCTGAAGTCGGCGCCGGATGATCGTGCCGTCGCGGGCCCGTTCGACGATACGGAGGTGAACCCCGTCCGTCCGTACATCGACCTCGGTGGGATCAAGGTACTGCCCCGCGAGGGCCTGAATCTGCGGCTGGAGGTGGAGGAGCAGACCAAGCGCATCGTCGCCGTCGGTCTCGACTACGCCGGCTCTTCGCTGCAGGTACAGCCGTTCGCCGCCCCGCGGTCGCGCGGGCTGTGGGATGAGACCCGGGTTCAGCTGCGCGACCAGATCCGCACCCAGGGCGGCCGCGTCGAAGAGCGCGAGGGCCCACTGGGCAAGGAAGCTGCTTGCTGAGGTCCCTGCGACCGCAGCCGAGGGCTCGGAGATGCGTCTGGCGCGCTTCATCGGCGTCGACGGACCGCGGTGGTTCCTGCGCGGGGTGATCGGCGGTGACGCGGCATCCGACCCGGCCGCCGCCGAGCAGGTGGAGGATCTGTTCCGTTCGATCGTCGTCGTGCGCGGGGGCTCCCCGATGCCGCCTCGCGATCTGATCCCGCTGAAGATGCCGGCCACTCCGGGATCGGCGTGACGCAGCCGGGCGATCCCCGCTCCGGCGGTGAGCACCGCTCGGGGACGGATGCCGATCAGTCCGCCGCTGAGCTGATCGGCGCCGCACTCGGCGGTGCCGCACGACGTGCTGGGCTGAGTCCCGACGGCGCGGAGAGCACCCAGAAGGTCGTCTGGGGTGCGATGGGCGGCTGGCGCGGCATCCTGGAATCGGTGCTTCCCAGCCTGGCGTTCGTGATCATCTTCACGGTGCGCCCGGAGCCGCTGATCCTCTCACTCGGGATCTCGGTGGGGCTTGCGGCGGTGTTCACCGTGGTGCGGCTGCTGCAGAAGTCTCCGCCCGCGGCCGCGCTGGGCGGACTGGCCGCCGCGGGGGCGGCGGCACTGCTGGCTCTGTGGACCGGACGCGGTGCCGACAACTTCGTGCCGGGCCTCATCACCAACGCGCTGTACGGCACGGCCATGATCGTGGCGGCGCTGATCGGCTGGTCGCTGATCGGGCTGGCCGTCGGGTTCCTCATGGGCGAGGGAACCGCCTGGCGCTCGAACCGGCGCAGACGGCGTGCGTTCTTCTGGCTTGGCATCGCCTGGGGTGCGCTGTTCTACCTGCGCCTCGGCGTGCAGCTGCCGCTGTATCTGACCGACCAGGTGACGCTGCTGGGCACGCTCAAGCTCGTGATGGGCCTGCCGCTGTTCGCCCCCATGGTGGCGGTCACGTGGCTCGTGGTCCGTGCGCTGTACCCGCGCGCCGAGTGAGTCTGACAGCGTTTTCCTCTGGTAGATTTATCTTGACATCAAGATAAATTCCGGGCTTTTGCTGCGGCCGCGGGCGGCGCACACTGGTAAGGCGAGCCTTGCTAGCCGCAACGACGCATCAGCGAGCAAGATGGAGGCGACTGTCGCTCCCATCACAACAGAAGGAGACGGATACGTGTCCACGGTGAACAGCTTCGGTGCCAAGAGCACCCTGACGGTCGGCAGCACCGACTACGAGATCTTCCGCATCGATACGGTCCCAGGCAGTGAGAAGCTTCCTTCAGCCTGAAGGTCCTGCTCGAGAACCAGTTGCGCACCGAGGACGGCAAGAACGTCACGAAGGCGCAGATCGAGGCGGTCGGCGCCTGGGATGCCGCAGCCGAGCCGCACACCGAGATCCAGTTCACGCCGGCGCGCGTGCTGATGCAGGACTTCACCGGCGTGCCCTGCATCGTCGACCTGGCCACCATGCGCGAGGCCGTCACCGAGCTCGGTGGCGATCCGAGCAAGATCAACCCGCTCTCGCCGGCCGAGATGGTCATCGACCACTCGG
Above is a window of Microbacterium suwonense DNA encoding:
- the sepH gene encoding septation protein SepH codes for the protein MENVTIVGTEAGVLVLATESGQRFALPIDDVLHREVRRATREAEPSAARLAASPRDIQMQIRAGLSTSEVAALLGVSESDVARFEGPVLAEREHIVDQALAVPVLIGSEVEPDAQPTFGDAVRAKLEDLHATDERWASWKDESGWTVKLEFTADEVEHDARWAFDPRRSTLSPQNADATQLSRQGSLPEGLIPRLRAVDSERVSPYKDDSRFDSGAFGPRLLPDPEPDGQPEEPDSAPEHSSAAVQEAAARRAPDESQPNAETADLLEALRRRRGQRESAPLFEDEPDDSTPIALFDAVEEDKGAAEPEQPAETTDAPQGRRKRRNAMPSWDEIVFGARTEE
- a CDS encoding DUF3093 family protein, which encodes MQNTPATTRDGYRERLAPSLWMLVTIALAGPMVSLVFAPVASGVAIVVGAVVSLVLVALSILLAPVVRVRGTVLHAGRAHIDVRWLGEAEHFTGQDARDRRTRDIARDGWHLIRGGIDGLVVVPITDPEDPMRSWTISSRTPDRLVAAIRAARTQR
- the dut gene encoding dUTP diphosphatase, with protein sequence MTHSVAIPIIAVNTPRYANPGDAGADLVSTEAVRLEPGERALVGTGVRIALPEGYAAFVVPRSGLAAKHGITVVNSPGTVDAGYRGEIRVSLLNTDSEDAYDIAVGDRIAQLIVMPVVTARFEPVDELPDSVRGEGGFGSTGYTQGKSE
- a CDS encoding DUF3159 domain-containing protein, with protein sequence MIGAALGGAARRAGLSPDGAESTQKVVWGAMGGWRGILESVLPSLAFVIIFTVRPEPLILSLGISVGLAAVFTVVRLLQKSPPAAALGGLAAAGAAALLALWTGRGADNFVPGLITNALYGTAMIVAALIGWSLIGLAVGFLMGEGTAWRSNRRRRRAFFWLGIAWGALFYLRLGVQLPLYLTDQVTLLGTLKLVMGLPLFAPMVAVTWLVVRALYPRAE